The sequence GCTGACCCTTCCCCCACAAGCAATAGGTGCATggagagggggtgggggaggggggtggggtgcTCAGGGtttgcccctccccccccccgggacctgcCCCTCCCCCTGCAGGGCGATTTTACCGTCTGTAATTAACGATGataaaataaagtaattattGTAAGCTGGGCGGGGAGCCgggtgtccgggggggggggggggggggggaagagccccCCCTGTTGCCATAGAGACCCACGGCTGTAGGTGGAGGCTGTTTCCATGGCGACCAGCTGCCCGTTGCCATGGGGACCCAGGCCCTGCCGCAGCCCCGCGCCCAACAGAGGCCGCGCCCCTGTTGCCTTGGTGACGGGAGGGCGGGGGAGCAGTCCGTTGCCATGGTGACCTCGCCACGCCTGCCACAGCGAGTTGGGAGGCGGAGCTCTTTGCCTCACGTGACACCGTGGGCCACGCCCCCTTCGGGGTCTTTCCCGCGCCCCCTTTGGCGCATTGCGGCTCAGCGGCAGCCAATCAGGGTGGTGCTTTCCTCCCGCCGCGCCTCGCCAGCCAATGAGGTGGCGGCGTGCagcgagcgagcgagcgggaTCCTCCCGCCGGAGGCGGGGCCTGGAGAGGGCGGGGCCtgagggaggggcggggccagcaGAGGGATCCACAGACCGCAGCAGCCTCCTGCCGCCACCGGAGCGCCATGGTCAGGAGGCGGCACCGGCATTGCCATGGCaacggggggtggtggtggtgaagagcCCCGGGGTTGCCATGGTGATGGGGGGTTGCGGTGGGGTGTATGTCACTGGGTTGTTATGACAACGGGTCACCGATGGTTGGAGGGGCCTATgggcactgggggggtgggggggactgtGGGGTTGGGGGTTAGTTGGGAGTTTGAGGGGGGCCgctgggggtttttgggggtctGGGGGGACTTTGGGTGGGTTTGAGGGGGGtatggggggctgaggggggtctgtgggtgctggggaagtgttgggggttggggggggtgtccgtgggtgctggggggactTTGGGTGAGTTTGAGGGGGGtatggggggctgaggggggtctgtgggtgctggggaagtgctggggggctgagggggggcctgtgggtgctggggagacTTTGGGTTtgaggggggtctggggggttgggggggtctgtgggtgctgggggggtttggggaagctGTGGGTGTCGTGAGGAGTTTGGGGGGGCCGTGGGtgtcaggagctggggggggggggttggggggtatCGGTGGGCTCGGGTGCCAGTGAATgttggggtggtgggtgctggagggtcccatgggtgccccctCACCCATGTCCCTCCCCCAGGCTGACCAGCTTAGCGAGGAGCAGATCGCAGGTGGGTGAACACGGGGGTTGGTAGCGGGGACACCAGAGGGGACCCTgttggggggggacgacacacaatACTTGTGGGGGGCACTAGGGAgttgggggatgctggggagggttGGACTGGGGACAACGGGGTGCTAGGGTGACAGTGGGACACCCAGGAAGGGACATTAGGGTGCTGGGGTGACAGGAGAACAcccaggaggggacactggggtgcTGGGATGGCACCAGGGCACGCGGGAGGGCCCTGGCTGTCAGGGTGACACGGGTGCCCATTTGTGGCCACCTGCGGACCCCCTGGCTGTCCCTGGCCCCTGCTGGTGGCAGCACGTGACCCTGTCCCCGTGGTCACGGTCCCCAGAGTTCAAGGAGGCGTTCTCGCTCTTCGACAAGGACGGGGACGGCACCATCACCACCAAGGAGCTGGGCACCGTCATGCGCTCCCTGGGCCAGAACCCCACCGAGGCTGAGCTGCAGGACATGATCAACGAGGTGGACGCTGACGGTGAGCCCCACCCgtttccccccccgtcccccccccccgtcccccccccccgtccccttgtccccctgtcccttgcTCACTCTTCCACCATTTCTGTCCCCACCCCAGGCAACGGCACCATTGACTTCCCCGAGTTCCTCACCATGATGGCGAGGAAGATGAAGGACACAGACAGCGAGGAGGAAATCCGCGAGGCTTTCCGTGTCTTTGACAAGGTGggtcggggacagggatggggacaaggggatgggcTCTTGCTGTGGTGTCATTGctgtgtccccaaccccaggACGGGAATGGGTACATCAGCGCAGCGGAGCTGCGGCACGTGATGACCAACCTGGGGGAGAAGCTGACGGATGAGGAGGTGGATGAGATGATCCGAGAGGCCGACATCGACGGCGACGGGCAGGTCAACTACGAGGGTGAGTGTCATTGTCACCCTAGGCATCCCCGCTGTCACCCAGTGTCTCCTCTGTCACCGACAGGTCCCTGCTGGCAACCACCCGTGGGGCTTTCCGTCCCCTGGTGCCACTCTGCGTTCCCCGtcaccactgccctgggacaTCGCAGTGTCCCCT comes from Numenius arquata unplaced genomic scaffold, bNumArq3.hap1.1 HAP1_SCAFFOLD_175, whole genome shotgun sequence and encodes:
- the LOC141478409 gene encoding calmodulin-1-like, with translation MSLPQADQLSEEQIAEFKEAFSLFDKDGDGTITTKELGTVMRSLGQNPTEAELQDMINEVDADGNGTIDFPEFLTMMARKMKDTDSEEEIREAFRVFDKDGNGYISAAELRHVMTNLGEKLTDEEVDEMIREADIDGDGQVNYEEFVQMMTAK